A genomic window from Streptomyces sp. 846.5 includes:
- the arfB gene encoding alternative ribosome rescue aminoacyl-tRNA hydrolase ArfB, translating to MSLPVRVRGSVVVPDAELQWRFSRSSGPGGQHVNTTDTQVELRFDIAASAALPQVWRERALERLAGRLVDGSVLVVRASEHRSQWRNRETAAVRLGALLSEAVAPPPRARRATRPSRGVVERRLTDKKRRADVKRGRSGRFD from the coding sequence ATGTCCCTTCCCGTCCGCGTCCGTGGCTCCGTCGTCGTTCCCGACGCGGAGCTCCAGTGGCGTTTCTCGCGTTCCTCGGGCCCGGGCGGCCAGCATGTGAACACCACGGACACCCAGGTCGAGCTCCGCTTCGACATCGCCGCGTCGGCGGCGCTGCCGCAGGTGTGGCGGGAGCGCGCGCTGGAGCGCCTGGCCGGCCGTCTCGTGGACGGGAGCGTGCTGGTGGTAAGGGCCTCCGAGCACCGCTCGCAGTGGCGCAACCGGGAAACGGCCGCGGTGCGGCTGGGGGCGCTGCTGAGCGAGGCGGTGGCGCCGCCGCCGAGGGCGCGGCGGGCGACCCGGCCGAGCCGCGGCGTGGTGGAGCGCAGGCTCACCGACAAGAAGCGGCGGGCGGATGTGAAGCGCGGGCGTTCGGGCCGGTTCGACTGA
- a CDS encoding TerD family protein translates to MPVSLSKGGNVSLTKEAPGLTAITVGLGWDVRTTTGTDFDLDASAIVLDASGKVLSDKHFVFFNNTSTPDQTVIHGGDNLTGQGEGDDEQIKVNLAGLPAEADKLVFPVSIYDAENRSQNFGQVRNAFIRVVNQAGGAEIARYDLSEDAATETAMVFGEIYRNGAEWKFRAIGQGYASGLSGIARDFGVNL, encoded by the coding sequence ATGCCGGTTAGCCTGTCCAAGGGCGGAAATGTCTCCCTCACCAAGGAGGCACCCGGTCTCACGGCGATCACCGTGGGCCTGGGCTGGGATGTACGCACCACCACCGGGACCGACTTCGACCTGGACGCCAGCGCCATCGTTCTCGACGCCTCGGGAAAGGTCCTCTCGGACAAGCACTTCGTGTTCTTCAACAACACCTCCACCCCGGACCAGACCGTGATCCACGGCGGTGACAACCTCACCGGTCAGGGCGAGGGCGACGACGAGCAGATCAAGGTGAACCTGGCCGGCCTCCCTGCCGAGGCCGACAAGCTGGTGTTCCCGGTCTCCATCTACGACGCCGAGAACCGCAGCCAGAACTTCGGCCAGGTCCGCAACGCGTTCATCCGCGTCGTCAACCAGGCCGGCGGGGCCGAGATCGCCCGCTACGACCTCTCCGAGGACGCCGCGACCGAGACCGCCATGGTCTTCGGCGAGATCTACCGCAACGGCGCCGAGTGGAAGTTCCGCGCCATCGGCCAGGGCTACGCCTCCGGCCTGTCGGGCATCGCCCGCGACTTCGGCGTCAACCTCTAG